Part of the Methanococcoides sp. LMO-2 genome, CTGGATTTGTATGGCTTGCTCTTTTCATTCGGAAAGTCGAACTGTACAAACCAATAATCATAAAGTGTTTTTGCCATTGCTTCTAATTCAGCATTGATGCGATTGTTGAGTTCGATTTTTGTGTCGAGAGCGGAAAGAACAGCAGCTATTCTTTGTTGGGTTTCAAGCTTTGGAATAGGAATTGGCAAATTTTTCAAAGAATCTAAAGATAGATTTTTTATTGTTGAACCAGTTGCTTCATTCCACATTTTCTTCTGAACATAATCTAATTGCAAATAGTAGTAACAGAATTTTCTATCAATTGATTTACAATTAATATATGCCGCACTCTTTCCAAGAATGACTTGTTCTCCCCTGAATAATGCCAAACTCCCCAATGTCCCATTTATTGACATCAATAGTGTGCTCTCATCAAGTTCCACATAATATTTTTTAAACTCCTCACGGCTAACTTGCTTAGTATTTTCAGTAATTGTAATAAAACCATCTTTTAAGTTGTTTCCATTGATAAAAAAATACTCTGATTTGTCAACATAAATTGGCGTAGCGTGAATTCCATCACCAATGGATGAACACAATTCCTTTAGCGGTTTAGTTTCCCAATAGAATTTACTCATATTTCAGGCCACCAAACTGCTTTTTAATCTCCATCTCTAATTTTCTTGACTCCGCAAAGAGTGAATCCAGATTGTCCTCAAATGCGTTCATCTTCTCATCAAACTCTTCCGGTGTTATGTCAATATATTCAATCTTCATATCAAAATACTGACTAGCACTTAAGGAGTAATTCTTCTCTTTTATTTGTTCATAAGAAACCACTGAGGTAAAATCTTCTACCTCTTTGTGTTCATTAAATGTTTTAATGATTAAATCTTCTTCTTCATATGAGAGCAACGTTTTCTGATTTTTGCCTTCTTTTACCGTTGTTCCCAGCTTCGACGCATCCATTAAAACAATATCGCCTTTGGTATTGGCTTTGTCTAAAAATAATATCGACACATTGGTACCTGTGGTAGCAAAAATATTACTTGGCATGGATACTACGCCACGAAGCATTTTCTCTTCTACTAGCTTTTTCCGTATTTTTTTCTCAATACCAGTCTGTGCTGTTATAAATCCGGTTGGTACAACGATAGCAGCCTTCCCTTCTGTGGAGAGTGAAAACATGATATGCTGGATAAAAAGC contains:
- a CDS encoding restriction endonuclease subunit S translates to MSKFYWETKPLKELCSSIGDGIHATPIYVDKSEYFFINGNNLKDGFITITENTKQVSREEFKKYYVELDESTLLMSINGTLGSLALFRGEQVILGKSAAYINCKSIDRKFCYYYLQLDYVQKKMWNEATGSTIKNLSLDSLKNLPIPIPKLETQQRIAAVLSALDTKIELNNRINAELEAMAKTLYDYWFVQFDFPNEKSKPYKSSGGKMMWDSDLKRVIPEGWKAKPLKKMATIVMGQSPKSESYNQNNHGIPLINGAADYVDGSLLANTFTTSPTRLCKKDDLVFCIRATIGNLTFAEDEFCLGRGVAAVRPNLDIYSELVYYTLLNEIERFKKQASGSIIVGIKKEDLTDSNIVEPSNEIVEKFHSIVSPIFKKQRLNKIENKNLSELRDCLLPMLMNGQVKVK